A genome region from Triticum aestivum cultivar Chinese Spring chromosome 2B, IWGSC CS RefSeq v2.1, whole genome shotgun sequence includes the following:
- the LOC123041756 gene encoding growth-regulating factor 12, which yields MTERRQEHSPPSKLPRLSGPDADDNDGAGTVTMAAPSPLVLGLGLGVGGSSSDSGRGDAEASAATRPSALTFMQRQELEHQVLIYRYFAANAPVPVHLVLPIWKSVAASSSAPQRFPSLAGLGSMCYDHRSSMEPEPDRCRRTDGKKWRCSRGVMPGHKYCERHVHRGRGRARKPVEAAPATSAIPIRAMHAADAQGATSAHAAPPQRLGFSSPAGVYLAHGTARAT from the exons ATGACCGAGCGAAGGCAGGAACACTCGCCGCCGTCCAAGCTCCCCCGCCTCTCCGGCCCCGACGCCGACGACAACGACG GCGCAGGGACGGTGACCATGGCGGCGCCGTCGCCGCTGGTTCTTGGGCTGGGTCTCGGCGTAGGCGGCAGCAGCAGTGACAGTGGACGTGGCGACGCGGAGGCATCTGCGGCGACGCGGCCATCGGCGCTGACGTTCATGCAGCGGCAGGAGCTGGAGCACCAGGTGCTCATCTACCGCTACTTCGCCGCCAACGCTCCCGTGCCCGTGCACCTCGTCCTCCCCATCTGGAAGagcgtcgccgcctcctcctccgccccgcaGAGGTTCCCATCCC TGGCGGGACTGGGGAGCATGTGCTACGACCACAGGAGCAGCATGGAGCCGGAGCCGGACCGGTGCCGGCGCACGGACGGCAAAAAGTGGCGGTGCTCGCGCGGCGTGATGCCGGGGCACAAGTACTGCGAGCGCCACGTCCACCGCGGCCGCGGCCGTGCAAGAAAGCCTGTGGAAGCCGCGCCGGCCACATCAGCCATCCCGATCCGCGCAATGCACGCCGCCGACGCGCAGGGCGCCACAAGCGCGCACGCGGCGCCACCGCAGCGCCTCGGCTTCTCCTCCCCCGCCGGCGTCTACCTGGCCCACGGCACCGCCCGTGCCACCTGA